Part of the Sander lucioperca isolate FBNREF2018 chromosome 1, SLUC_FBN_1.2, whole genome shotgun sequence genome is shown below.
caggtcgaacccCTGGCCGggtcatacatacatacatgtatatatttatattatacaaCAGTGCATTTTCTTTAGAGATTTCCCTCAAAAGTGGGATTTTATACCTTCATCTTGCCCTCGGATCAGTTTTTGTGACGTCCGCAGCAAATTGGAGCGCATCCGGGTGAGTTGATCCAGAAGGTTCCGTCGTGGGATGTCGTAGGCGTTTCGATAAGCTTGAGGTTTTAGATCCTGTGAACACATCAGCATATCCAGTCACAGAAAACCAACcaaacattgcattttttttccccccctggAACTTTCCCACCCACACAAAGTATGTCATGCCTTTTCAGGAAGATACCTTATTGAGCAGGGCGATCTGGAAGCCAGCGAACTCTTTGAAGTTGATGTCCCCCAGGCGAAGGGGCCCCTCCCCGGTGATCCCCTGCAGCAACTGCTTAAAGTCCCGCCGGTGGGCCAGAGAGAGCGTGTTGGAGTGGTTCTTCACCTTTATGCCAGTTTCTTGAGGAGCCCTCTTCCCCACAGACACGATGAGACGTTCGGATTCCATCTTTGCCTTTATACCAACAAAACAGGAATACTGTTTAGAGCACAGACACACCAAAGCATTTTGGGATACATGTTTATATTCTGATTCTTTTGTAGTCCTATACGTGAATAATTTCATGCTGAAAcagtcatgtaaaaaaaataaaaaaataagagtGACGCTTTCTTTctttagtctatatcaacgacgtttcatttTCCGGGATTGGtctgttgccgccggaaattccgccggatgtccctaattgtcagccggatgtccgttaccttactctttctttgtgttggcgttctaacctccggtggatttctgaggactatggtcaactgctcctcagatctctgcagggtaaatccagacagctagctagactatctgtccaatctgagttttctgttgcacgactaaaactacttttgaacgtccacgttccaccagaacaagttccttcccgaggctattttgcagaggcaccgtcattgtgtctggggcttagcgccacccaagacgatggtaattggtttaaagaaatgcctataaaccagagcaggtttttctactatcccggaatgctgtgtggactagccagaccctcctccgcagcgctgtggaggaaggtctggcaaagcgaggctAGTCACTCTTTAACAATGCTGCATTATGTTTATATCAATGTAAATAGTATAAACATTTTACAACTCCTCTACCACATACTAGAACAAAGAAGAGTGAAATGTCCTCGTGTTTGGGTGACAAATTGTCAAAGTCTTTACCTGCTGGCTGAGCTTCTTCAGGTAAGAGATAACACTGTAACTCAGGCCACAGTCGATGGTGTCTGCAATTAGATTCGGTGCACCCATCATCCTCAACGCCTTCTTTAAGGGCTGTCAGAAGATAGCAAGAGGAAGTTGTGAATGTTACTTACATGCAGAAACAATATAAATCCATGTGCTGAATGTTTACTAAAGGCAGCATAAGTGACCCAGCATTAGTTTACCAAAAGGAAGTATGGAGGCATTGTCTTCAGGTACATCTCAAAAGCCTGTCGCCACTTGAGGTTTGGTTTGAGTTTGTGCACTTTGAACAAATCATCTGGAAGGAGACAAAGATAGGCGGAGAATAAAGTTTTAGCATTCTGGAGCAGTGACATCCAGCTGCacttcctcctgctgctgcagggccGTACACACATTAATATTCAGGGGGTGAATCTAAAACGAGCATCAAAACAGACACTACTATTTACCCCTCTAAATAGCTCATTATTTCAAAATATCTCTTTTTTTGCATAGCATTGTTAAAGACAAACTGTTTATAAAGTTGCTCCATGATGAGCCTGTTACTTTCATTATGTTTATAGCTATAGATGATTTGGGGAAGATTGCAGATGATGAAGTGACCCAGAAAAGGAAAGCTTATTAAAGTTAATATCAGCTCAGACCCACTGACCCAGAAGTTTGGAGGCCACTTTAAAGGAACTGTTTACTGCCACGTGTCTTACCGAGGAGAGGGAGAAGCACTGGGTAGTTGTAAGGCATGACAAACAGGTTGACACAGGTGAGAGTGGTGCTGGCTTTAAGATAACCAAAGGGCTGGCCCAGGTCAATTTGTTTCCCGCTGCTGTTAACAAACACCTGAGGACAAAACAAGGAATATTATGAAGTCAGATCTCattttggttattttttttttttttattactttattataGTACTTTTCTTAGTGTCAAGTGCAAAAAGCATTACATTCTTTATCGTACTacacttttttccccccatatTATCATTCAATAGAAACACCAAGGGGGAACAgctgggaagaaaaaaatgattctaataaagaaaaaatagaaataataaaaaacacagaaagacagaaaataagacagcaacaaaatgcacataaaaaaaGAGGGGGCagctccactgtgtgtgtgtgtgtgtgtgtgtgtgtgtgtgtgtccatctacAGTATACACTTATTAGAATGTTTAAATATTCTTCTAACTACATGCTCTGGATACAATTTATTCCATTTTTCTATTTGATTTCTGACTGTTAGAGTGAGTTTTTTCCATTTCCAGTGTTGGTTCTATCGTCTTGTATCATGCATCATTTTGGTTATTGAGTTTAAAAATTTAACTGAAAAGCAAAATGTGAAATGATATTTTGAATAAAGCTAACAATGTCATTATTTCTGCTTTTTCAGAAAAGTCCCAGGGGCATCACCACAGACAGTGGAAAAAAGCCAACAGAGCTAATGGGTGTGTGAAAAGATCTACTATACCTGCCAGCACATGTGTGGAGACTTTCTTTCCAAAATGAACTGGGTGAGTGGAGACGGCTCCAGTTCATACTTGTCAAAGGGAAGCTTGTCGATCACCATGGGCTCACAGTCCACACAAGAGAAACGCACCACGGGATGTGCAGTGCGAGGTGGCTGGGAGCAAGAGATGGAGATAGTTGAAGAAGTTGTTTGGACATATATATCTGTGGTATGGATCCATGTGGTGTCTTTGCGAATGCAACAAATAATGGAGATCACATGATGAGTTTGCAGAGTTGGACACTTCATTATATTGGCAGTGAGTCAAAGTTAATGACTAATATTAGAGAAAAGGAGGACTGCcgatgaaagagagaaagacagaacaTATGAGAGACAAGGAAAGTAAAAGAGAAAGTTTGTGTAAAACTTATAAATCCAGTTCAGAATAACACTaagggtcctatcttgcacccggcgcagcacagcgcaaagcccgacgcaagtgtctttgctagtttaagaccgactcagttgtcagtttcccgtccagcgcccgcgtcgtttaaacagcaaatgcacctgcacccatctgtggcccatgggtgtgctggtcttacagggaggtgtgttcaggtgcattctgggcgtgctggtcttacagggaggtgtgttcaggtgcattctgggcttgctggtcttacagggaggtgtgttcaggtgcattctgggcgtgctggtcttacagggaggtgtgttcaggtgcattctgggcttgctggtcttacaggcaggtgtgttcaggtgcattctgggcttgctggttttacagggaggtgtgttcaggtgcattctgggcgtattgctatcttgaggcagcgggaagtgatcacgccattgaccaacaaaaacctggtctaaagtcaataacgcagcatttcattgttattttaacagagcattagtaaaatactcctaggcttatgcacagcgcgcgcacactatgcttgttacacacagatgggaagcgcagcagcacacaaactactgattacaaataaaaatattacggtgcaaatcctccatcataacagcaatgtgCCATGgtccaaacgtgcctggcttttaaagggaatgggagatggcactctgattggtttattgcatgttacgcccaaaacacacctatgaattaatgaagacactaagtacaacccttttgaaccatgcgcccagTGCATGGACCCatttttccaccgtcaaactagcaaaaatgGATTTGGACACGCTCTAAATGCACCTGTGCCATGCACTTcatgccgtgcgcttagatcgttaaaatagggccctaatgGTGCTGCTGAGATATTTTAGGCCTCTCTCTGCTCACCAGGGAAGGAGAATTCTGGTCCGGCCAGAAGGACTCTGGTATGGGCCAATGCCCAACTGGAACTCCTGTCTTTGGGTTTGGTCGCACGTAGATGAGTTTGTGGCAACTGTGCCACGGCTGAGGGCTGAAGGATGACACAGGACGACTCGACTCCACTGAGTTGtctgtcaaacaaaacaaggatATGATATAAGAGAACACATTTGTCAACCAAATGAACAattcatttaaatgtaacaatCAATTTTGGAGCAACAACTGTCAAACGAGCCCTGAGTCGGGGATATAAATAAGCTTTCATCATTTTCTTGGCTGAATCAGTTCTCCTTTAGTTCTCCTTTAGTGTAAAACAGTTCTGCTTTCATCTGGATTACTGCCCACAGTATCTTTGCTCTAACTAACTGTATGAAATGGAATGAGATCATGTGCTCCGATACTGTTTTATGCACCCGATTGGGCTTGTGAGTAGTGAAACATTTTGTGTTTATCAATATGTAAtgactgtgtttttttcttttattatgtcCATCAAGAAGTAATACATATACCAGCATACTGTGTATTTTCATACAATCAGAGTACAACTCCTACTAGTAACAGTATTCCTCTATTCCACAGGATCTTAAACCACACTCATGCATACTCATAATTTTACATACACACCTCCCCAACCATACACTCTCCATGCTTCCACTCCTCCACATATACCATTCATTCCCACTCATCCACATATATCTTTCACATTTTTGACACacaaacccaaacacacaccaacacacagtttgacacacaaacccaaccacccacacccacacacccacacacccacacacacacacacacacacacaaacttctgTTCTTAAAGCTTTGTAAGTTTGTCCAGAACAACAAATTGCACAATGATTTGCACAAAGGTAAAGTTGTTGCCTTGTGTCTATTCAGTGTGCCACTCACCTTCCCCAACAAGAGGCGGATCTAACCCGGTCTTCTCAAAATTAATGACAACACCGCTTTGAACCTTTTGGACCAGAGACTCTAGACACTGGTTCAACATCCTCTGTGTCCGCACACAGTACGATCGCcctgagagagaaaaacaggagGCGCAATTATCTTTATATGTAATTGAATGAATTATGCGTACAGACGGACACACAACAATTCTGAAAATAAAAGGTGGGGTGAATACAGGACAAACGTTTGGGTTGCAAAAGTAAGGAAATGCCAAACCTCCCGTGACTTCACACATCTGGGTGATGGCAGACTCATCTGTGGGGACGCTACCAAGCTGCTCGGTGTCTGGTGTGGCAGCTCCCGGCAGCCTCAGCACCAACGCGAACAGACGCTGGTCCCAGCGAAAGGGCTCCTTGGTCAGCTCACTGCCCGCCAGTGGAGAGTTCAGAGGCAGGTGCAGCTACACAACAGACCgggtaaagaaagaaaaaaggacgATGGGAGAGGAGCTTATATGTAAAAACTGAACTTACCATTGATGTCATTACACAGTCTAAACAGATCACATTGCTACAAACAGTACATAGTAGCACTACTGCATGTGCTTGTGCTCTCACCTCATCTGGCACCCCAGAGCTGTGTGTAAGTTTGTTCCCATCAGTGATAGTGATGATCACAGATGGCTCGAGGAAGAAGGGGTTACGGCCCTGAGACGGAAACAGTAACATTCAGCAGTTAAATCCAAGTTCAAGCAAACGGTGACCCCATTCTCACCAGTCTGCTTTCTTTACACTGTTCTGTGCTCTGTGTCCCATCTCCtaaaaatgaaagtgaaagtgGTCGTTTAGGCTGCTGCGGGGGGGTAGACGcaaaaaaaacgcagcagcCTGCAACGAAAAGTTGAGACGGTCAACTTTTTGAGAAACGTAACACCACGTCACGCTGCCGGGGCTGATTGTGTAACCTACGAACACACTTGTTCAGACGGTTTTGAGACGGTGTGAGAatcccgtacagtaaacaggaaacatcactgcctctatcgctgccacaggaaagttttaaaacactatgagggttaaaaaaaagaaagaaatacaagcactgaactgcccaggagtttgtgtaacagctgaatgtttgccaaacaacaaagcacagtccctccctctcttctctttctcttattCTCTGAAATAAAGCTGCATTCAAGTGCAGTCGGGAACTACAATCTGACAgaaacagtaattgtgaaatataaaatcttttgtgctacattggggggttaaagaacacaaccggacgtcacacaaatgggccgtttcagTGACACTCACACACCGCCGCACAACCCTGCGGAAAATCGCCGGATGTGAACACGCAACCTTACAGTAATGGCAAAATACCGGTCTACTATTTAAACAGAGGTCCACTTAAACACAGTATTTAATATGGCATTAGCTTCACACCTCTGATAAACTCCTGAATACTAATACTAACTGGGTGTTGCAGCTTGTAATCTTTGCCTTGTATCAGAATGCATCTGTAAGCTGCAGAGTGTCCTTGTGTTACACATTAAGGACAGAGGCCTCCACCAATGTGCTGTAGCGGTCAGTCTTGTctaactcaaacacacacagaatgcttaagtaaatgtacacacacacacacacacgatgcaCAGAACTCGTGTCACTACTTGAGCGTAGTAATTCAAGCGGGGGTTTGCAGAAACGATGTGTGGGCAGAGCTGACGACAATGCTAACTGAGGAAGATAGAGTGGATTAAGCTGCAATCAAAAGTCAATATTCTTCTCTTTGTCTCACGGTAAACAAATAAAGAAATGGCAGCTGAAAGCTTTGCTACAATCATCATCAAACCCGGCATTTGTCCAGGGAAAGTCcacatattctgtatgtgttgGCTGTATCAGAAATGCCTGGTTTTACACTCCATTACCAGCTGCTATGTCAGAACTAGTTTTGTTTTGTGGAATCTATTTCATCTACAATCCCCAGtttgaaaaaggcaaaaaccaaAAAAGCCACATACATATTTTTCACATCGCTGTAATCTAATTATTAATAGTTTTTACTAACACAACCAATCCACCACTAAATATGGCACATCACTGTCTTGTCAATCTGCGTGTATAAGGTGTTAAATGTGTTgggcagcaacaacaaaaaatgtcattattgatgaatctgcagactattttcacaaatagtcCAATAAATGCTTGGTCCacaaaatgtcaggaaataatgaaaaatgtgaaaaaaaactatttttgatGATCACCTGATCAATTAATTGATTTCAGCTCTATTTAAAATGACTgttaagccttttttttttactactgtGGATATTATGCAGACTAATTCTACTTTTCTCTTATAGCAACAGATGAGACTGCTGCCAAAGAAATACATAATAAGATATTGGCGTCCGAATACCTGTCCGTAGTTGTCGATGCCTGAGACCAGGCGGTTGAGGTTAAGCAGGTCGAAGGCTGTGCGGAGAGCGTGACCTAACGTAGTCAGCCCAGACGCCTGCAGGTTCTTCAGCTCGCACATGAAGGTGGCATGGTTCTCCTTCCAGCCTGCCTGAAATACAAACATGGACAGTGCTGAATGGAACGGCCCAGCAAACAGCTATACCACTGAGTGGCAGAGGAGGCCTGAGGTTACAGTGCAAAGTGAACAGCCACAAACCAAAATAGATCCACACCCACAGATACCCATACTGTGTAATTACAAAGAAAAACCAAACGCGTTTTGTTCACTGACAACCACAAACTGATCATCTCAAGGATGTGACTGCCACCTTTGGTAAAAGGAGTTCTTAGCAACCCGCTGATTATGTGCAACATGACATAACAGTAACCATAAAATGAGATCAGCTTGTGTCAAGCTCCGGGAATTAAAGAGAATATTGTTGAAAATCAGGCCCACATTTGAGCTGGATGGTGCTGTTTAAGAAAGAAGTCTAATTTCATACATGACAAGCATCCAAAAATACTCTTCCCAATGCTGCCTGTCCTCTGTGACGGAGATATACTTTCACAGGAGAGGATGTGAGTGTGTAACTGCTCTCCAGTGGGGTCAAGCCTTTACTACTGCAACAACCTGCAATCTTATCACTTCCTTTATTAGTAGAGGAAAGAAATGATGAAgagtaagaagaaaaaaaaattgcactGTGTCTACATATGCTCTTAATCTGGATTATCAAGGGATATCATTCCAAAACCATGATTCGGGTGGAATTCCTAGAAAAGCTCAGTGTTACATGACGTAAGATAAATATGATACAAAAGCAACATCACTGAGCAACTGAGGAAAAACCCAAGGTGGAAACACATTCACATGggtagtatttaaaaaaaaaaaaagtattaatccAGACATAATAAGGTTTAGCTTGCACTCAATAATTCAGAATAAAGAATATTTCTATTTTCCTCTCACCTaatctcctctctctcactctaccTCAACAATGTATTGCCTCTGTAACAGTGCAATCAAGAGCAGCCCCATTCAGTATAACCTTGTCCTTTCATCATAATCCTTGGTGCACAAAGCTGACAGAACCAACAAAGGAGAAGGCAATGAAGACAAAAAGAGGAAGAGCAGACGGAAGAGGAGTTGAAGACAGACTTCACAGCGAGGGCATAGCACTTTCTTGGATTATTTGGCTTAAATGTTATACGCAAGACTAATTCAGTGGGATGGGTGAAGCAATGATCTGGATTTGGCTAAACTGCAAGGTCAATGACTGAGTGAAGTAGGGATACATCACATGAATGACAGCATCCACTCATAACGTTTTGTCATGACACCAGTGCTACACATAGCAAAGGCCTTCAGTAGAAGAATAAAAAGTATGCATTAAGTGTTAAGGGCACTGAGCTCAAAATAGTCCTCTTGGAGATCAATGAGCCACATATAGCCTGACAGTTATTTTGCATCTTGCACcgctttaaataaataatcataaaaGCAAGACTGTGCATTAGTTAATTGAAAAACAAACTCTGCCTGAGTTGAAAGTACACTAAATATATACTGCAATAAGAGTACTATGACAAATGTCGTTCATTTAAAATTCAATTTGAAACAAAAGGAAGTAGCTAGTCTTAAAAATAGATTTTCTTATCTATCAAAAGCTAGGGTTATATTAATatctatatgtgaaaaaaaaaaacatttaatttgatattttacctaATATGAGTTAATACAAAATTTAGTAAAAATGCAAGAAGCCCTAGAATGTTAATAACAGACTAGTCAAAtgtataaaatacataaattataGTGAGCTAAATATTGAATTGATTGTACAAGACAAAAAAGTTCTGTATACCTCTATTAATCGactgataaaataaaaagaattgaTCTTACACCCTGAAGCTCGATTTTTCAACTCACTTCTATATTCTCACCCCTAGCACatgtttaattattaatttcccattttttactttcttgcttGTATGATAATTAGAAGTGCATTCCTACTGCCTTGGCAAATAAATGATGAGTGTAaaatattatactatattatttgtatttttttatcatGAGATAGACTTATGTTGTGGCTTCTGGTCTGgtgctcttttaaaaaaaagagctgcAGCTGTTGAAAAATGGTGCAACAAAGTACACCGACGTTTTCAAGACTATTATAAAAACAAGAGCTATGGAATGAACCAGCCATTATAAGTAGCTTTTAACTTGCATGGTACTCAATGACATGCCTCTGTATCCACTTCTAAACCTCAAACCAGCTACTGCAATTAAAGAGGAATTAATAAATTACTTTCCGGCTCTGGCATTTTGTAATTTTAGTCATGAGGcatgcaaacaaaacaaaaaaaaaaactttacaagGAAAGCAAACATTTCTCTATCCCATGTCTTCAGGTATGAATGATATGGGATAGAGTAAAGACTGTGCAATGCATAATGTGTTGAGAGCAATAGACTGGTGTCCATGGACAGAGTTCGAAAACCTGAGAGATTCTTAATACAGACCAGCCACTAAAGCAG
Proteins encoded:
- the ints6l gene encoding integrator complex subunit 6, with product MPILLFLLDTSASMNQRTYLGTTYLDVAKGAVEVFMKLRARDPASRGDRYMLVTFDDPPYGVKAGWKENHATFMCELKNLQASGLTTLGHALRTAFDLLNLNRLVSGIDNYGQGRNPFFLEPSVIITITDGNKLTHSSGVPDELHLPLNSPLAGSELTKEPFRWDQRLFALVLRLPGAATPDTEQLGSVPTDESAITQMCEVTGGRSYCVRTQRMLNQCLESLVQKVQSGVVINFEKTGLDPPLVGEDNSVESSRPVSSFSPQPWHSCHKLIYVRPNPKTGVPVGHWPIPESFWPDQNSPSLPPRTAHPVVRFSCVDCEPMVIDKLPFDKYELEPSPLTQFILERKSPHMCWQVFVNSSGKQIDLGQPFGYLKASTTLTCVNLFVMPYNYPVLLPLLDDLFKVHKLKPNLKWRQAFEMYLKTMPPYFLLPLKKALRMMGAPNLIADTIDCGLSYSVISYLKKLSQQAKMESERLIVSVGKRAPQETGIKVKNHSNTLSLAHRRDFKQLLQGITGEGPLRLGDINFKEFAGFQIALLNKDLKPQAYRNAYDIPRRNLLDQLTRMRSNLLRTSQKLIRGQDEDYLHSIPVAQMGNYQEYLKMMPSPLREIDPDQPKRLHTFGNPFKQDKKGMMIDEADEFVAGPQSKKRGNSSDSNSNTTMKRRRSMSPLLRRPQTPPASTNHVVAGKSPIAVQGQQNLLKPIPQHKGVDDNNAVVAESNGDGVFEPESGEVWPAETDPVAESPSPLSLEEKAGPEAADQGEDMDMTEERLVEDSLDEQPLEEKHNCDRLSPQSQLDDTEAEPAVLETIVIAPLDGSQAELKSQVIKEVRKPGRNYEAILCLLQQVKGPVDVQRYFIQHAIKEAIRFKKRVLIQQLETSLAELEEKQATSSQLPNNHDS